From Lysinibacillus sp. SGAir0095, the proteins below share one genomic window:
- a CDS encoding multidrug transporter, whose amino-acid sequence MDIEKNKPSEPHLDENLINNQETNDNELPLTLKETIAKNKKIIEKNRQILRK is encoded by the coding sequence ATGGATATTGAAAAGAATAAGCCATCCGAACCTCACTTGGATGAAAACCTAATAAATAATCAGGAAACAAACGATAATGAACTGCCTCTAACCCTAAAGGAAACAATAGCTAAAAATAAAAAAATAATAGAGAAAAATCGACAAATTCTAAGGAAATAA
- a CDS encoding helix-turn-helix domain-containing protein, with protein sequence MTKYSEEFKLMVVQEYLSGSLGYRAIAKKYGIADSPLRRWVRAYKEFGRNGISVKKTKQFYSVQFKIDVLNFMKRTGASYQDTAIHFNLNDPTLVASWYHRFLKEGIEGLQKKSKGRPSMSKKPKSTVNQEKIMSREEQLERENELLRLEVAYLKKLKAFRENPNAFLEKLKQPSPSNLNKKDSD encoded by the coding sequence ATGACTAAATATAGTGAAGAATTTAAATTGATGGTAGTTCAAGAATATTTAAGCGGCTCTCTAGGATATCGAGCGATAGCGAAGAAGTATGGTATTGCTGATTCTCCATTAAGGAGATGGGTACGTGCTTATAAAGAGTTTGGGCGTAACGGCATATCCGTTAAGAAAACGAAGCAGTTTTATTCTGTTCAATTCAAAATAGATGTATTAAACTTTATGAAACGAACAGGTGCTTCCTATCAGGATACTGCGATTCACTTTAACTTGAATGATCCAACTTTAGTTGCCAGTTGGTATCATCGGTTTTTAAAAGAAGGGATAGAGGGCCTGCAAAAAAAATCAAAGGGGCGCCCGTCTATGTCTAAGAAACCAAAATCAACAGTGAACCAAGAAAAAATAATGTCACGTGAGGAGCAGTTAGAACGCGAAAATGAACTGCTTCGTTTAGAGGTGGCGTATTTAAAAAAGTTGAAGGCTTTTCGAGAGAATCCAAATGCCTTTCTCGAAAAGCTCAAGCAGCCATCGCCTTCGAACTTAAACAAGAAGGATTCCGATTAA
- a CDS encoding accessory gene regulator ArgB-like protein, whose product MKFNFRKKKIIILKNARIFIGLKVVINRYEYLKNRREVYRIYRLENMLFTWLNQATYNEIEREKLKFGIQMIISESSKTLIIYLTAFFLDCVIPTLITHLTFFFLRQVCFGYHFRNLYVCIGWSLISFPLVTRYLANLDLDFSTAVHFFILGIFLVSIYILAPQGTENQPIISQQHRRYLRKKITVRLCLLVVIFFITPSAIKIFITYGLFLETLMLLLQLLKERFR is encoded by the coding sequence ATGAAGTTCAATTTTCGGAAAAAAAAGATTATAATATTGAAAAATGCTAGAATATTTATAGGTCTAAAGGTTGTCATAAATCGTTATGAATACCTCAAGAATAGAAGGGAGGTCTATAGGATATATAGGCTAGAAAATATGCTGTTTACATGGTTGAATCAAGCAACATATAATGAGATTGAGAGAGAGAAATTGAAGTTTGGGATTCAAATGATAATATCAGAATCTAGTAAAACACTGATCATCTATTTGACAGCCTTCTTTTTGGATTGTGTCATTCCAACTCTAATTACCCATCTTACATTTTTCTTCTTAAGGCAAGTGTGCTTCGGCTATCACTTTAGGAACTTATATGTTTGTATTGGTTGGAGCCTTATATCTTTCCCTCTTGTAACAAGATATTTAGCTAATTTAGATTTGGATTTCTCAACAGCTGTTCACTTTTTTATCCTGGGTATTTTCTTGGTATCCATATACATCCTTGCCCCGCAAGGCACCGAAAATCAACCGATAATTAGTCAACAGCATCGACGTTATTTACGAAAAAAAATAACAGTTCGATTATGCCTCTTGGTTGTTATTTTTTTTATAACTCCTTCAGCAATAAAGATATTTATTACTTACGGTTTATTTCTAGAAACTCTAATGTTGCTATTACAACTATTAAAGGAGAGATTTAGATGA
- a CDS encoding Ger(x)C family spore germination protein → MKKCNLILVCFLVLLLTGCWDQSPLTNKRLVNGISFDLTEDNQILGTVRALDIQKKGTAQFEINDELVTAKRPALAGIAIDLNSKTGGQIDASKAHVILIGADLAKQGVLPFLEFFYGDEESYMASKFIITEGKANALLSLEPGKSPIAFEILNELKSGEEATLIPKETIFTTWTKVVDSGMDPIIPYLKINESNVAEISGVALFDGDKYTGVNFSREESNLLLLLLGKLNKENNTVVKLEQGNKNRYISLKADKVKRDIKLAVDSDTNAIVYNLNLKLKVSIDFDSYVHDRKDKIDINKLNEEISSKLTEQAKQISMSLLETNCDAFGIGRELAASYPELWKEIEWKKEYKNIKINPKIDVEIIKTGPVY, encoded by the coding sequence TTGAAAAAATGCAACCTAATTTTAGTTTGTTTTCTGGTTTTACTTCTAACAGGTTGTTGGGATCAATCTCCCTTAACGAATAAAAGGTTGGTAAATGGTATAAGCTTCGATTTAACTGAGGATAATCAAATATTAGGTACTGTTAGGGCGCTGGATATCCAAAAGAAAGGTACAGCTCAATTTGAGATAAATGACGAATTGGTAACTGCTAAAAGACCAGCACTTGCAGGAATTGCGATCGATTTAAATAGTAAGACTGGCGGACAGATTGATGCAAGTAAAGCACACGTTATTTTGATTGGTGCAGATTTAGCCAAACAAGGTGTATTACCTTTTCTCGAATTTTTCTATGGAGATGAGGAGTCTTATATGGCATCAAAATTTATCATTACTGAAGGTAAAGCCAATGCACTATTGTCATTAGAACCTGGGAAAAGTCCAATCGCATTTGAAATTTTAAATGAGTTAAAAAGTGGTGAAGAAGCTACGCTCATTCCTAAAGAAACAATCTTCACGACTTGGACAAAAGTGGTCGATTCTGGAATGGATCCTATTATACCTTATCTGAAAATAAATGAATCGAATGTAGCTGAAATCAGTGGTGTAGCCCTATTTGATGGTGATAAATATACAGGTGTAAATTTTTCGAGAGAAGAAAGCAATCTGTTACTTCTATTACTAGGAAAATTAAATAAAGAAAATAATACAGTTGTTAAATTAGAACAGGGCAACAAGAATCGGTATATCTCCTTAAAAGCGGATAAGGTAAAAAGAGATATAAAACTTGCAGTTGACTCTGATACAAATGCAATTGTCTATAATTTAAATCTAAAACTAAAGGTCAGTATTGATTTCGATAGTTACGTACATGATAGAAAGGATAAAATAGATATAAATAAACTAAATGAGGAAATTTCTTCTAAGCTAACTGAACAAGCAAAACAAATAAGTATGAGCCTCTTGGAAACGAATTGTGATGCATTTGGCATAGGACGGGAATTAGCGGCCTCATATCCCGAGTTGTGGAAAGAGATTGAATGGAAGAAAGAATATAAAAACATCAAAATTAATCCAAAAATAGATGTAGAAATCATTAAAACAGGACCAGTGTATTAA
- a CDS encoding GHKL domain-containing protein — translation MKLLFLVIEFSLIFWAITFTSQIKVTIKRVLAYILMIICPTTISFLIIGQWVGIIFLIVSSFIYFFWLSRGVLTLIHICFVVILGVLTDNLTQFVMMPFPNNVLPGNLEHYCVFIILFIASILIYQVSSKKIYQFFGEEKPAYVFVLFLTLLTMSTFYINIYLTEFLTKDTLLKFNIITQLTYFGIMCFVLYITIMILKKQNHFKKVEFETAQFTDYMNSLELINNDMQKFRHDYANILFTMQGYMEINDFEGLKKYFKKHIFSAEQDTLKRNQRLSNLSNLQIMGIKGLILTKTLQAEKEGIDVEIEIPGSIDEISMNVIDISRILGIFLDNAIEANTQVIEHKEINIAIYKSMSDSIIIIIENTLNDDSPKVEQLFTDGFSTKGENRGKGLSTVKSIIDQYPNVLLNTTVHDGVFSHVIEVAFVEKEKELNVLSV, via the coding sequence ATGAAGCTGTTATTTTTAGTTATTGAGTTTAGCTTAATATTCTGGGCTATCACATTCACATCCCAAATAAAAGTTACAATCAAACGTGTTTTAGCATATATATTAATGATTATCTGTCCGACTACAATAAGTTTTCTTATTATTGGACAATGGGTAGGGATTATTTTCCTCATAGTTAGCTCATTTATCTATTTCTTTTGGCTTTCTAGAGGGGTTCTTACCCTTATACATATTTGTTTTGTCGTGATTTTAGGTGTGTTAACAGATAATCTAACTCAATTTGTGATGATGCCATTTCCCAATAATGTATTACCGGGAAATTTGGAACATTATTGTGTTTTCATTATCCTATTTATCGCAAGTATATTAATTTATCAAGTGTCGTCCAAAAAAATCTACCAGTTTTTTGGAGAAGAAAAACCAGCGTATGTTTTTGTTCTATTTCTTACTCTTCTCACGATGAGCACGTTTTATATTAATATCTATTTAACTGAATTTTTAACGAAAGATACGCTATTAAAATTTAATATCATTACGCAGTTAACCTATTTTGGAATTATGTGTTTTGTTTTGTATATAACAATTATGATTTTAAAGAAGCAAAACCATTTCAAAAAAGTAGAATTTGAAACGGCACAGTTTACTGATTATATGAATTCATTGGAATTAATCAATAACGACATGCAGAAATTCCGACATGATTATGCGAATATTTTATTTACAATGCAAGGTTATATGGAAATAAATGATTTTGAAGGGCTTAAGAAGTATTTCAAAAAGCATATATTCTCTGCGGAACAAGATACGTTAAAACGAAATCAACGACTTTCCAATCTGTCGAATTTACAGATTATGGGCATTAAGGGGCTTATCTTGACCAAGACTCTCCAAGCAGAAAAAGAGGGAATTGATGTTGAAATTGAAATTCCAGGTAGTATAGATGAAATATCAATGAATGTGATTGATATTTCAAGGATTTTAGGGATCTTTTTGGATAATGCGATTGAAGCGAATACTCAAGTTATTGAGCATAAAGAAATCAATATTGCGATTTATAAGAGCATGTCTGATTCCATAATTATTATTATCGAAAATACCCTTAACGATGATTCGCCAAAAGTCGAGCAACTATTCACAGATGGATTCTCAACAAAAGGTGAAAATCGTGGGAAAGGGTTAAGTACCGTTAAAAGTATCATAGATCAATATCCGAATGTCCTTTTAAATACTACTGTACATGACGGAGTATTCAGTCATGTTATTGAAGTTGCTTTCGTAGAAAAAGAGAAAGAATTAAATGTTTTAAGCGTGTAA
- a CDS encoding spore germination protein, which produces MNPALEKENILGTNLENNIRIIMNYFHHTEDLIKREIRFSDKSGVILYIDGLVKKEFLQFSVIEPLIEDQQTDLEYVLRTYETKTTNRISIIGEELLNGYCIVLLENNSKAILANISEDSGRSITEPEDEKIINGPHDGFVESLGTNVLLIRKRIKSQDLKVKYFRIGDITNTKIGLIYIENLANKELLKEVETRINSIDIDTLHSSGTLEELIEDHPYSPFPQMLRTERPDRAVSYLTEGKISLIVDGSPRILVIPINFFTLYQTPDDYNTRWLVGSFYRLLRVCSFFIAISLPAIYIAIVSYHSEVLPIGILYSVRVSLEYVPFIPLVEALLMQIVLELLKEASIRLPTPIAQTIGIVGGLVIGTAVVEANLVSNTMIVIIGFTAVASFVSPINEMGTSVRLMGLPTMIAASLFGFFGIIITLMVILMHLCKLEAFGTPYFYPLAPLNKDGLKDAFIRLPIWKFTKRPTDAKPKKVIQQRLTRAWRRK; this is translated from the coding sequence GTGAATCCTGCTCTCGAAAAAGAAAATATACTTGGTACTAACTTAGAAAATAATATAAGGATTATCATGAATTACTTTCATCATACAGAAGATTTGATAAAGCGAGAGATAAGATTCAGTGATAAAAGTGGTGTGATTCTCTACATAGATGGCCTTGTAAAAAAGGAATTTCTTCAGTTTTCTGTTATAGAACCTTTAATTGAAGATCAACAAACTGATTTGGAATATGTTTTAAGAACGTATGAAACGAAAACGACGAATCGGATATCAATCATTGGTGAGGAATTGTTAAATGGCTACTGCATAGTTCTTCTAGAAAATAATAGTAAAGCTATCCTGGCTAATATAAGCGAAGATAGTGGAAGGTCTATTACTGAGCCTGAAGATGAGAAAATAATTAACGGACCCCATGACGGATTTGTTGAGAGTTTAGGCACAAATGTCCTCTTAATTAGGAAGAGGATAAAAAGTCAAGATTTAAAGGTGAAATATTTTAGAATCGGTGATATTACAAATACAAAAATAGGTTTAATTTATATAGAAAACCTTGCCAATAAAGAACTACTTAAAGAAGTAGAGACAAGAATCAATTCGATAGATATTGATACCCTGCATTCATCCGGGACTTTAGAAGAATTGATTGAAGATCATCCGTACTCGCCATTTCCTCAAATGTTGAGAACAGAGAGACCAGATCGGGCTGTTTCCTATTTAACTGAGGGAAAAATCAGTTTAATTGTTGATGGTAGCCCTAGAATACTAGTTATTCCCATTAATTTCTTCACACTATATCAAACACCTGATGACTATAATACCAGATGGTTAGTTGGATCGTTCTACCGGTTACTTCGAGTTTGTAGCTTCTTTATAGCCATTAGCTTACCAGCGATCTATATTGCTATTGTTTCCTATCATTCCGAAGTACTTCCGATTGGAATTCTTTACTCGGTAAGAGTCTCATTGGAATATGTCCCATTTATACCACTGGTCGAAGCACTATTGATGCAAATCGTATTAGAATTATTAAAAGAGGCTTCCATTCGTTTGCCAACTCCTATTGCTCAAACAATTGGAATCGTAGGTGGACTTGTCATTGGCACAGCAGTCGTAGAAGCAAATTTAGTTTCAAATACGATGATTGTAATCATTGGATTTACAGCAGTTGCTTCATTTGTATCCCCCATCAACGAAATGGGGACTAGTGTAAGGTTGATGGGCTTACCTACAATGATTGCAGCATCTTTGTTTGGATTTTTCGGTATTATTATTACACTTATGGTTATTTTAATGCACCTATGTAAATTAGAGGCCTTTGGTACACCATACTTTTATCCTTTAGCGCCTTTAAATAAAGATGGATTAAAAGATGCATTTATTAGACTTCCCATATGGAAATTTACTAAAAGACCGACAGATGCAAAACCTAAAAAGGTAATTCAACAACGTTTAACTAGAGCTTGGAGGAGAAAATGA
- a CDS encoding IS3 family transposase → MAFELKQEGFRLKDVLKQVDIPEATYHYHIKLMGQKDPDEEWKALILETFEKHKGRYGYRRIHAELRVQGHIINHKKVQRIMENLGLKCVKFVRKSRYKSYKGTVGKVAKNLLNRRFSTPYALQKLVTDVTEFKCTDDEKLYLSPIMDLYNGEIIGFSMSKRPSLDFVLDSLKKSLPIIQKRAEYRTTIHSDQGWHYQHNTWVKTLRQNKIFQSMSRKATCADNAAMENFFSILKQEMYYGEQLISYEVLQKKIEKYINYYNNDRIKQKLAGMSPVNYRKHASQLTA, encoded by the coding sequence ATCGCCTTCGAACTTAAACAAGAAGGATTCCGATTAAAAGATGTTTTAAAACAAGTCGATATTCCAGAAGCGACGTATCATTATCATATAAAACTGATGGGACAAAAGGATCCAGACGAAGAATGGAAAGCCTTGATTTTAGAGACTTTCGAAAAACATAAAGGTCGATACGGCTACCGCCGAATTCATGCCGAATTAAGAGTGCAAGGACACATAATTAATCATAAAAAGGTACAACGAATTATGGAAAACCTAGGGTTAAAATGTGTAAAATTTGTACGTAAATCACGCTATAAATCCTACAAAGGAACGGTTGGGAAAGTCGCTAAAAACCTTTTGAATCGTAGATTCAGCACACCGTATGCCCTTCAAAAATTGGTGACTGATGTAACCGAATTTAAATGTACAGATGATGAGAAATTATATTTAAGCCCGATCATGGACTTATATAACGGTGAGATTATTGGGTTTAGTATGTCAAAACGGCCGAGCCTAGATTTTGTGTTAGATTCACTTAAGAAATCACTTCCAATCATTCAGAAGCGTGCTGAATATCGGACAACGATTCACTCCGATCAAGGGTGGCACTATCAACACAATACGTGGGTAAAAACATTAAGGCAGAACAAGATTTTCCAAAGCATGTCTCGTAAAGCAACATGCGCAGACAATGCGGCCATGGAGAACTTCTTCAGCATACTAAAACAGGAAATGTATTATGGGGAACAATTAATCTCTTACGAAGTACTGCAAAAGAAAATAGAAAAGTATATCAATTATTATAATAACGATCGCATTAAACAAAAACTGGCCGGCATGAGTCCGGTAAATTACCGAAAACATGCCAGCCAATTAACTGCATAA
- a CDS encoding endospore germination permease, with translation MNSNPKFISNFQLFFFLVQSQLGIGLLSLPNLVETNAQSDGLISIMLAGLGIQLILFIYWSLSKRFPGYIYTQITKEVFGKFFGRLTNFVIYVYFILTAGLAVLLFVNLINAGLLPSTPRWVIAILIISSSVYLVVSDLRIIARFFVLASVFILFILFLSVLTFTLPTEFQNILPIGDSGLKNILHGSKESLISMLGFEGLLIIFPYIIQKGKGILKTISFANIFITLLYAYFLLISLISFSTTQIEQIREPVLYLFRGLSFQMLDRVDLIFLSIWAVPMTTSVIAYLFLAAKSINNESTYKRSVVISGLLILCLSLIPLEYETIETFSNYVSYLSYVIVFAIPTILLFFAILLNKRVGSAED, from the coding sequence ATGAATTCTAACCCAAAATTCATCTCAAATTTTCAGCTGTTCTTTTTTCTTGTACAATCTCAATTGGGTATAGGGCTTTTATCGTTACCTAATCTAGTTGAAACTAACGCACAAAGTGATGGATTGATATCCATCATGCTAGCTGGATTAGGAATTCAACTGATCTTATTCATCTATTGGTCTTTATCAAAACGTTTCCCAGGATATATATATACACAAATTACAAAGGAAGTTTTCGGGAAGTTTTTTGGAAGATTAACGAATTTTGTTATATACGTTTATTTTATTTTAACAGCAGGGTTAGCTGTTCTATTATTTGTTAATTTAATAAATGCTGGTTTATTGCCTTCAACACCAAGATGGGTAATCGCCATTCTCATTATTTCTTCAAGTGTTTACTTAGTTGTTAGCGACTTGAGAATTATTGCAAGATTTTTTGTTTTAGCATCAGTCTTTATACTATTTATCTTATTTCTTTCAGTACTGACCTTCACTTTACCAACAGAGTTCCAAAATATTTTACCTATTGGTGATTCAGGATTAAAAAATATTTTACACGGTAGTAAAGAATCCCTTATTTCAATGCTTGGTTTTGAAGGACTTCTCATTATTTTTCCGTACATCATTCAAAAAGGAAAAGGTATTCTAAAAACAATTTCTTTCGCAAATATTTTTATTACCTTGCTCTATGCATATTTTCTTCTAATTAGTCTAATAAGTTTCAGCACAACTCAGATAGAGCAGATCAGAGAACCCGTTCTATACTTGTTCAGAGGATTATCCTTTCAAATGTTAGATCGAGTAGACTTAATTTTCTTATCCATTTGGGCAGTACCCATGACAACATCTGTTATTGCTTATTTATTTTTAGCTGCGAAAAGCATAAATAACGAAAGTACTTATAAAAGAAGCGTAGTAATAAGTGGCTTACTCATCTTATGCCTTTCTTTAATTCCTTTAGAATATGAAACAATTGAAACGTTTAGCAACTATGTCTCCTATTTAAGCTATGTAATTGTTTTTGCGATACCAACAATCCTATTGTTTTTTGCGATTCTGTTAAATAAACGTGTGGGGAGTGCAGAAGATTGA
- a CDS encoding IS3 family transposase (programmed frameshift) translates to MKKYHFSKEEKLEILNFYNNSYFTLNEVARLYKVDSRTIKDWQSNYHFFGEDGLEKLKNHNNYPRELKLAAVQDYISGGLSLRETVRKYRLSGTTVLRNWIKKYTSHSELKDSGRGMSQPMTKGRKTTVGERIEIAKACIANGKNYQETAVKYKVSYQQVYQWVKKFEDNGEQTLMDRRGRTKPVEERTLEDEYRLKIQQIERENERLRAENLLLKKVRGNRKEASLSKIRIQSRYKAIQEIAEKENLAVVLLCEIAAVSRAAYYKWLNRQLSEREVENQKLVELIKNLYKQVDGIYGYRRITMTINRQREKEGLTKFNKKRIYRLMQICGIEAVIRRKSKRYRKVKPDYVSENLLAREFTAKEPNQKWCTDVTEFKYGNGRKAYLSAIIDLYDKSIVSYKLGHSNNNQLVFNTVIPAIQSLKLEEFPLLHSDRGYQYTSKHFKQIMETAEMRHSMSRVGRCIDNGPIEAFWGTLKVEKYYLHKYETYEELKTAIDTYISFYNNERYQEKLNGLSPLEYRAQAA, encoded by the exons ATGAAAAAATATCACTTTTCAAAAGAAGAAAAATTAGAGATTTTAAATTTTTATAATAATAGCTACTTTACACTTAATGAAGTCGCTAGATTATATAAAGTTGATTCTAGAACAATTAAAGATTGGCAAAGTAATTATCATTTCTTTGGAGAAGACGGTCTCGAAAAGCTCAAAAATCATAATAACTATCCTAGAGAATTAAAATTAGCTGCGGTTCAAGATTATATTTCAGGAGGACTTTCATTAAGAGAGACAGTGAGAAAATATAGACTTTCTGGTACAACCGTTTTAAGGAACTGGATTAAAAAGTATACTAGTCATAGTGAATTAAAAGATTCGGGTAGAGGAATGAGCCAACCTATGACTAAAGGAAGAAAAACGACAGTTGGAGAACGTATTGAAATCGCAAAAGCTTGCATAGCGAATGGAAAGAATTATCAAGAAACAGCAGTAAAATACAAGGTATCTTATCAACAAGTTTATCAATGGGTGAAGAAATTTGAAGATAATGGCGAACAAACATTAATGGATCGCCGTGGGCGAACGAAACCAGTTGAAGAACGTACACTTGAAGATGAATATCGTTTAAAAATTCAACAGATAGAACGAGAAAATGAAAGATTACGTGCAGAAAATCTAT TACTTAAAAAAGTTAGAGGAAATAGAAAGGAGGCGTCGTTAAGTAAGATACGTATTCAAAGCCGTTATAAGGCGATTCAAGAAATAGCAGAGAAAGAAAACTTAGCTGTTGTTTTACTGTGCGAAATAGCTGCAGTATCACGTGCAGCATATTACAAATGGTTAAATCGCCAACTTTCAGAACGAGAAGTCGAAAATCAAAAGCTAGTTGAATTGATTAAAAATTTATATAAACAAGTAGATGGGATCTATGGTTATCGCCGCATAACGATGACAATTAATCGACAACGGGAAAAAGAAGGATTAACAAAATTCAATAAGAAGCGTATTTACCGATTAATGCAGATTTGTGGCATAGAAGCGGTTATTCGTCGTAAATCAAAACGATATCGTAAGGTTAAGCCAGATTATGTTTCAGAAAATCTATTAGCACGTGAATTTACAGCTAAAGAACCAAATCAAAAATGGTGTACAGATGTGACTGAATTTAAGTATGGTAACGGTAGAAAGGCGTATTTAAGTGCAATTATTGATCTATATGATAAGTCAATTGTGAGCTATAAATTAGGACATTCTAATAATAATCAGTTAGTGTTTAATACCGTTATACCGGCAATTCAAAGTTTGAAACTCGAAGAGTTTCCCTTATTACATAGTGATCGTGGATATCAATATACATCAAAACATTTTAAACAAATTATGGAAACAGCTGAGATGCGTCATAGCATGTCAAGAGTAGGGCGTTGCATTGATAACGGACCCATTGAAGCATTTTGGGGCACATTAAAAGTAGAGAAGTACTATTTACATAAATATGAGACGTATGAAGAATTAAAAACAGCAATTGATACATACATTTCGTTCTATAACAATGAACGTTACCAAGAAAAATTAAATGGCTTGAGCCCCTTAGAATACAGAGCTCAAGCCGCATAA